From a region of the Odoribacter splanchnicus DSM 20712 genome:
- the hisD gene encoding histidinol dehydrogenase, with translation MERIINPVRERWVDLLKRPRMENADLQKICKAIFAEVLKDGDKALVKYTWFFDQAKVERLQVAEAEFREAEREVSNDLKRAITEARQNIEAFHTLQLTGRNEYVNPKGFRCWQETRGIGKVGLYIPGGSAPLFSTVLMLAVPARIAGCEEIVLCTPPDRSGRVHPAILWTARQCGVDKVFKVGGIQAIGAMTFGTESVPKVYKIFGPGNQYVTAAKQLACNYGTAIDMPAGPSEVIVIADRSADPRFVAADLLSQAEHGPDSQVILLTTDSCLVDWVQKEIESQLAVLPRKTIASKALENSKAIVLENVDECLELANEYAPEHLILSVENYLDSIPQIKNAGSVFLGNYSPESAGDYASGTNHTLPTHGYAKAYSGVNVDAFVKKITFQEITREGLLDLAPTIGVMAEHELLYAHRRAVEIRKEGGKEKSEKSKRLEVGSEREGQ, from the coding sequence ATGGAAAGAATAATAAATCCCGTCCGGGAAAGATGGGTGGACTTATTGAAGCGTCCTCGGATGGAAAATGCTGATCTGCAGAAAATCTGTAAAGCTATTTTTGCAGAGGTCCTGAAAGACGGCGATAAGGCTTTGGTTAAATATACCTGGTTTTTCGACCAGGCTAAAGTAGAACGCTTGCAGGTGGCTGAAGCAGAGTTCCGGGAAGCTGAAAGAGAGGTAAGTAATGATTTGAAAAGGGCGATAACGGAGGCCCGGCAAAATATTGAGGCCTTTCATACTTTGCAACTGACCGGACGGAACGAATATGTCAATCCGAAAGGATTCCGTTGCTGGCAAGAGACTAGAGGGATCGGAAAGGTGGGCTTGTATATTCCCGGAGGAAGTGCTCCCTTGTTTTCTACCGTATTGATGCTTGCCGTTCCGGCCCGGATTGCCGGTTGTGAGGAAATCGTTTTGTGTACACCTCCGGATCGTTCAGGTAGAGTTCATCCGGCTATTTTATGGACAGCCCGCCAATGCGGAGTGGATAAAGTCTTTAAAGTCGGGGGAATACAGGCTATCGGGGCGATGACTTTCGGCACGGAGAGTGTGCCTAAGGTGTATAAAATCTTCGGTCCCGGTAATCAGTATGTTACAGCGGCAAAACAGCTGGCCTGTAATTATGGTACGGCGATCGATATGCCGGCAGGACCTTCCGAAGTCATTGTGATTGCCGACCGTTCGGCCGATCCTCGTTTTGTAGCGGCAGATTTATTGTCACAAGCTGAGCACGGTCCGGACAGCCAGGTGATATTATTGACAACGGACAGCTGCCTGGTCGATTGGGTTCAGAAAGAGATAGAAAGTCAATTGGCCGTATTGCCCCGTAAGACTATCGCTTCGAAGGCTTTGGAAAATTCGAAAGCGATAGTACTGGAAAATGTAGATGAATGTTTGGAATTGGCAAATGAATATGCACCGGAACACTTGATCCTGAGTGTGGAAAATTATCTCGATTCGATACCACAAATAAAAAATGCAGGCTCTGTGTTTCTGGGTAACTATTCTCCTGAAAGTGCAGGAGATTATGCTTCGGGTACCAATCATACCCTACCGACCCATGGATATGCCAAAGCATATAGCGGAGTGAATGTGGATGCTTTTGTGAAAAAAATTACTTTTCAGGAAATAACCCGGGAAGGCCTGCTCGATCTGGCTCCGACCATCGGGGTTATGGCGGAGCATGAACTTTTGTATGCACACCGGAGGGCGGTGGAGATACGGAAAGAAGGGGGGAAAGAAAAAAGTGAAAAAAGCAAAAGGCTGGAGGTTGGAAGTGAAAGGGAGGGACAATGA
- the hisG gene encoding ATP phosphoribosyltransferase, translated as MINLKIAIQKSGRLNEDSLTLLKECGISINNGKDQLMAQASNFRLDVLYLRNSDIPQYVRDGVADIAIIGDNTEKEKKTGIRHVLDLGFSRCRLSIAVPKNVDFQDISYLQGKKIATSYPNSLKDFLTENDIEAEIHEISGSVEIAPNIGLADAICDLVSSGSTLFKNGLKEVYKIFESQAILVANSGLCGEKQELLAQLVFRIKAVLAAKYNKYILLNAPEKALDRICRLLPGMKSPTIMPLRENGWVSVHSVVNENEFWEVIGKLKEAGAEGILIVPIEKMIL; from the coding sequence ATGATAAACTTAAAAATTGCAATCCAGAAATCCGGCCGTTTAAATGAAGATTCACTGACTTTACTGAAAGAGTGCGGGATATCTATCAACAACGGAAAAGATCAGTTAATGGCCCAGGCCTCTAATTTCCGATTGGATGTATTGTATTTGAGGAATTCCGATATCCCGCAATATGTGCGAGATGGGGTGGCCGACATTGCCATCATCGGGGATAATACGGAAAAAGAGAAAAAAACGGGTATCCGTCATGTGCTCGACCTGGGGTTTTCCAGGTGCCGGTTATCAATAGCTGTACCTAAAAATGTCGATTTTCAGGACATCTCTTATTTACAGGGGAAAAAGATTGCGACTTCTTATCCGAACTCTTTAAAAGATTTTTTGACGGAAAACGATATAGAGGCTGAGATTCATGAGATTTCCGGTTCGGTGGAGATAGCTCCCAATATCGGATTGGCCGATGCGATTTGTGATTTGGTCAGTTCCGGGAGTACTTTGTTTAAAAACGGCCTGAAAGAGGTATATAAGATTTTTGAATCTCAGGCTATTTTGGTGGCTAATTCCGGTTTATGCGGTGAGAAGCAGGAATTGTTAGCCCAGTTGGTATTTCGGATTAAGGCTGTATTGGCTGCTAAATACAACAAATATATTTTACTGAATGCTCCTGAAAAAGCTTTGGATCGGATCTGTCGGCTTTTACCGGGAATGAAAAGTCCTACCATCATGCCTTTACGCGAAAACGGATGGGTGTCTGTTCATTCGGTTGTGAATGAAAATGAGTTTTGGGAAGTAATCGGTAAATTGAAGGAAGCCGGAGCGGAAGGGATTCTGATCGTGCCGATTGAAAAAATGATTTTGTAA